GCTTCAGGACCCAAAGATCCCATAAGAAAGATGTTTGTTGCAATTGACAGGGATGGCAACCAAGGTACCAGCGGAACCCCCCAAAGTTTTGGTGACCGTTGTTGAGGTAAAAACACTGCCATCACCAAAGTCCCAAAGAACCAAAGAGGAACTGTCACGACATAGCCAACCCAACCATTGGGATTCAGCCCCCAGTAAGCTGCAGTCCCCATTGAGGAAGCAATAATGATCAGCAAGAAGATGACAAGATTTAAGAGGTGGTGTTTTGGGGTGATATCTTTCACATAGTACCTCCTCACCAGAAGTGCGACTGCCATCATCATGAAGATAAAGAGCGTGCTCACTGATAACAGGCCTGTCAAAACTTCCAAGCTCGAAAAGAAAGCGATGCAGCTACTTGAAATGGCAATCAAAACTGTAGCGTTTATGGGGGTTCCTGTCTTCGGATGAACAAGAGCAAACCATGGTGGAATCATGTGGGCTCGTGCAATATGAGTGATATATCGTGCCTGTCCAAGTGTCCCGACCAGAAGAACAGTGGTCATTCCCTTGAGGGCACCAACAGCTACCAGGTACTTGGCCCATGTCATGCCCACACTTTGAAATGCTACAGAATACGCTGCATTTGGGTCTATATCTGTGTATTTCTGCATCATAGGTAGTGAAAGTGCCATTAAACAATATACGACAGTGATGATTGTCATTGATCCAAGCAATCCTAGAGGTATGTCTCTTGATGGATTTTTCGTTTCTTCAGCCATGGTGGCAATATTGTCAAATCCTCCATAAGCAAAGTAAACAATTGCAGCTGCCTGAAAGACTCCTTTGGCcccaaaaggaaaaaagggCTTCAAATTTGACGGCTTGGCGTGGACAAAAGCTGCAATTATCAcaaacaaaattataacattatTGACTGCAGATGCTATCCAGTTTAAGTAAGAGGTCTTCCTTGTGCTGATCATTGCTATTGTTTCCGCTATTGCCAGAACAGTGACAGCTATCGGGTCCAGCAGATTGAACCCCTCCGCCAGATTTGTGTGGATGCGTAGCGAGTTGGAAGGATGATTCAAGAGCGCTGTGAAGTAAGAAGTCCATGCTCTAGCAAGTCCTGCACTTCCAACAATGCTTTCAAGAAGTATGTTTCCTGCTGTTATGAATGCAACAAAGTCCCCCAATTCTATCCGCAGGTAAGCAAAAGCTCCACCAGCCACAGGGATTTCTATTGAAAATTCTGTGTAGCAGAAGACAGAGAGCATTGCGGAGAGACCGGAAGCAACATAGGACAAGACAATAGCTGGTCCAGCATGTCTCTGAGTTTCTAGGCCAGTAAGCACAAAGATGCCTGCACCAATGACCGAACCAAACCCAAACCACATGAGATCCCACCAAGTAAGGCAGCGCTTCATGTCATTCTCACTTTGTTTCCGAAGTTCCCCAATCTCATCGTTATCATTTGATCTGCTGAGGAGACGGTTCTTGAACCTGTGGCCTGTTTGTGACAGGGCCGTTCGGTATGTACTCCAATTCTGAAAGGATTCTTCTGGTAGGAAATCTTGTTTGCTGCATCTCCAGTAACTTCTTTGCTGGACGTCTTCACCCCGCACTTCCATGGAACCCATTATTTTTCCTCGTATTTTTCCTTAACACTCAAGGCACTGTGATATTTTAGAGTGCTGTCCTTGTATCCTTCCTTAACAATTTTAAGATTAGTGAGAAATGCTAGAATATATGGGATCCAGTCCCGAGAGTTTTAATCTTGTCTCCTACTTCTtggattgtttcttcaattattGATATGCATAACTCGTGAcgtttacctttttttttctttttatgtacAAACGAGAATGAGGGGACGGCTAAATTGAACCTATGATCTCGTGTGTAGTGATAAACGCTCGTAACCAATTGGGTTACCAGTCTCTTGCATAACTGTTGATTGAAAGTGACCGAAATGATGCAGGTGGGGCTGGTTTTGTGGGATTGTGTTGTTGTGATGACTTGTCATAATTGATACGCGTTTTGTTCGGAAAACTGCATTTTGTGTTGAATAATGTTTGCATATTGTCATTTAAACTGAAGATTCCACTGCCTTGATCGGTTGTATTGTCATCTACCACAAAATTATGAAGATGCTGCCGGACCCTTTTAACTTATACAGAATTGGCATCGGGAAGTTTTCTAGTGACTGTCACACTGTCGCATGATACCAACAAGCCAGCTAAGTCGAATTTGCTAGTTCAAAATTAAACGAGTTGGTAGAACTTCATGTCATCTAACTGACTGCATTCGTAAAAAAAGTCTTAGATTCGACAGCACCGAATCGGAATCAAAGGTAACATCTTGAACAAAATGCTGAAAACTAACACAGTAATAAAAAAGTCATTCTATTCTCCGAACTTTCTCAGAAAATGGCAGTAAAGAAAACCTTAATACTCGAGCTCTATCGTGCGAATTACATGTTCAAAACTGTAATTCTTCTGTAGTTAACGCAAGATGAAGTTTACATTTCCATTCAAGGCTTGCTTTCTCCCTCGGTTTCTTATTACATGATGTCGTAGGCCGCTGGTAGCGATAATTTACTCTTCCTTGGTACAAAGAAAGTTCTTGTTTATGTTATGTTTCAAGCACCTCACCTCTTGTTGAATCGGACTGCAAAACCACGCTTTTAACGTCCATCCCATACTAAAAGTTTCTTCCTGAAAAAGTCTCGCACCAAAAACggcatgaataaataaaaaagagttaTGATCTCCAGGATTTCCATGCCTTGCTCATTTTAGCACCAAGATATCTCATGCCATTAATGCCACCAACAGCTATGAGACCAGCTACTGCCTGTCTTGCACTTGAAACCATGACCTTTCGCCTCAAAATACTCTGCATGCATTTAGCAGCCTCGTCTTTGGATCCAATCACAATATCGTGAACAGCTCGACCTGCATTTGAAGTAAGTGACATGTGTAATGATTGACTCCAATCGGGAGTTACAAGTACGCTGTTAAACTGCCATCCTAGCTAAGTCAAACACTATCTTTGTGCCACACAAATCTGGAAGTTTGGGATgaattttcctttccttttctaACAAGCGAGGTTTTCCTAAAAAACTTCGGGAACGGTTATGATCATTACATATGAGATTAGATAAATACTTCAAATACCTTGAGAAGCGTAATGCAGATGAGTTAAGGTTCATACCAGAGCCGCACAGTGCTTTCTTCTCTCCTAGCTTCATCCCCATTTGGCTTCTGATCATCGGGGGCAGAGAAGAAACGAGAGATCGGGCGGCTGATAAACCACAATCCTGTTTTATCAGGCAATAACGTATATTAATCTTCGAACACAACAAAAAGTGAACTGTAGACTAAATTAAATAACTTTCAGAAGAATTAGCCATATACTTAAGTCTTTAAGTTGATATTTAGcttaataaattcaaaaacatgCAACCAAAGATCCATGAAATCAACCATTTAAATACTTTTAACGTCTAAGAAACTATAAATAAACACTTTGACAATAAGAGTGATTGTGGATAAAAGGGTTTCACGGAGATCAAAGTTGCAAAAAAGGTTAAACAAACTACAAATGTTTCGACTTCCAAAAGCAGGAGCTAGCAATATAATTAACAAAGATGAAAGCAAAAACGTGTTGTATACAAATGAAAAAAGTACAcgtatttttgtcaaaaacatttTGTATGCTATCCATTAGGCAATAAAAGTTGGAGAGATAATGTTGGATCAACTCATCAATCCCACATTGACAACCTGAGGGTTATAATATACCTGAGATATAATTGGTTGAGGATTCCCAGATAACGAGCGTCTCAAAAACTCTTTGGTCTCATACTCTTCTATAAATGGCTTATACATCGACTGGAACAATTCAAATTGCCCTTGTACTATTTTCTTCACCTGCAGTAGATCATCTAAATTAAAGAAATAGCTTAAGTTTGGCTACATAATTAGAAGACCCACCAACTGAATGCAAGTTTGTGGATTTGTGTAACCTGAGATTGAGCTTTACCTTATTTCTGTCCTCTGCAAAAAGCATACGCACGTCACCCATATACGAGAGGCTACATATTTTGGCATACAGATCTTCCTGCATTAAATGAAGTATGTAATAGAACTTCAGACATTCTAAACTGATTGAGCAGTGACTAAGAATAAGACCTCAGTGAAATTGGATGGCAAAAGAAGGAGCGCAGCAGACATTGCAGCCCTCAAATTAACCGAGTTTACATTTGTGATATCCGAATTATCCAAAAGTACCTGAAcctgttgaaaaaaaaaaacattgaaaacTCCCAATACAACTAGAAGTTCTGGTACTTAGATTTTCCTCATGTAGCAAACAGTGCTACTAGAAGACAGTTGAGAAAAATGTAACTAAGCAGGAGTTAACTAAAACCAAATAAGCGGACAATTATGGAGCTGAAGATTAATGTCCCACAAATACAAACCCACACAACAAAAAAAGTGAGAATCAATGAGAAAGACATACTGGCTTTTGTAATCGGCCGCTCAAATAGAACCTCTCCCAAGTTAGCACATCCTGAACCAAGTTGTGCATGCCAACAACCCCATACTTATACGTCTGTAAAAATTACATAGTGTTAGTTTGTGATGAATCACGAAAAGATACTAAGATGCAAAAGATTGTGGAATGTATACCAAAGTACTAGAACAATATCAGTTTAAAACATGGCAAGAAAGCTCATATGCCTAACAGTCTATACTTGAACATACAAGCGGCTGAGTGATCAATACCTTGTCATTCCAACTAACAAAAGGATTGAAGTGCACTCCTACACCGATTTCATCTGCAACGCCAGTAATCTAGCATGCAAGAATATAATGTGTCAGaatcaatgaaactacaaatgaatatggaagagagagggagagagagagagagagagagagagagagagagagagagagagagagagagagagagagagagagagagagagagctgaccAGCCTTGCTCCACCAAGGAGCACCATCCATGAGGCGTAATGATCGTTGTTCAATTTCAAATTCTACTTGTATAATGCACAAAAGAAGTAAAAGCCGCGAGAAGTTATCGATACATCAAAAAGATGCAAATAATGAGTTGTAGTCTAAAAGCTCACCTCAGAATGCCATTGCTGGGGATCTGATACACCAAGAATGCAATCCACCATAGTTGACTGCCACCCCAAAATTCACAAATGCAAAGTAAAGCTTCAATATTTACACAGTCAAGTAAAAAAACAACCGGTAAAATAGTAAAAAAGAATTGCAGaagcaaagtaaaaaaaacCGTGGCAGTGGAAGGATGGCTGGGGTGAAGAGATGAGCCATAGACACAGCAGAACTCAACAGGGGGGAGAGTTTTGAGAAAACTCTGGAGCTGCGCTTCGTCGTGATTCTCCATAGTCACACTAGCAATGCACACAGAAAAATTGAGAAGAAAGACTGAAGGGGAATTTCATCAAACAGGTGGAGTGCAAGCCAAGAGGTGGTCTTTCACCTTCGGACCCAGCAACACAAGTCCGATAAAGTTTTCGACTTTTAAAATTTCCAAAGCAGTTGAAGGAAATACAGATTTGAATTCGGGAACGACTAACGAGCAtcaagggtttagggttttggtggATCGATTGGATACTGGATGCCAGCATGCAGGTTTTGAGTTCGCTAAGGCTAAAAAGgtcatttcatttcaattttacTTGTAACGGGGAAAAAGAGGAAAACAAAACTTTCTCAAATTGCTATTTGAGAAAAATTGTAGAGGTGTCACATTAATAAATAATTAGTTGTAATTTGTCACATATGGTAAACTCAATTAAATTTcgagtaaaaaaaataaaacatgtaTAACATGCATGACTTATTTCCAAGAACATATTAGTCTTTTAAAGGTTATTTGTATCGAAAATTTGTAATTAGTTGGTAATTTAAGTGATGCAAGTGGTTGATTAACCTgatagttaatttttttttaaattcaaattctcGTCTTTGAATAAGTTAGCATAGAATATTATtcgtaaataaaaaattgacaattCAAGTGACAAATTATAAATCAGGTAAAGTTTATGTTGCAAATTCAAAAAGTTCCCCATTTTTTTACTAACAAAATCGTTGTTTTTTAGCCAACACGGGTTGGTTTAGGTGGTAAGGTCCCTGCCTTGTGTGTCACCCCACTAAGATTCGAGTCTTGTTGTCAGCAGACCAATGTTGATGGGCGAGCTGTAAAAACTAATAAAGGGGCATGAACCCCTCTGTAAGCCTTCAAAAAGACTTGTGATATGACCTGACCTGGTTCTGAAATGGGGTCATCTCCCCTCCCCCTAAACTTTTGTTCACCAAAAACAATTGTTGCATTTTTTTGGTAGATATTAAGAAGTGTTATGCTAAATGAACCTTGTCCAATGGCACCTCAGTTATTTATTTCCTACTTCTTTTTTATGCGCAATTACTTTATTACCCTTGTTCCAGCGGAAGCATACTAGAAATCTCAACCATAAACGAAAAAGCAGAGAAACAGAAGAGGATCCAGAACAAGAAGTTATGAACAAAAAACAATTCAGATACATTTGCACTCAATCCATCCCAATCACAATGCCATGCACGACACCAATCTGTAAAGATCTCAGAATTCCCGCAGAGCCCCAACAACAAAATGCAGTTGAATCTCCTCTCACCAAATGTAAttacaaaaccaaaccccccaaaAAAACTAGGACCCTGCAGATGTCCCCGAGGACTCAGCAACATCCTTCAACCTCAACGCAACCGCCACTTCTTCGATCATTTTACCCCTCTCACCCACGCCATCCACGGCCCTGCTCAATCTGTTCAACCATATGTCATAGTCCACAGGATATGGTGTTCCACAAAGGCTGTCCACATAGTCAGCAAATGCCTTGAGGAGAGGTGAAACCTCACCTAGCTGCTGCTGGATTGAGCGCTTTGCCCAGCTCGTCTCCCTCCATTGCAACGCAGATTCGATGGAGTCCTGCTGCTGCATTGCTCCACCGCATACGAACAACATGAGGTAAACAAGGCTTTCCGCGTCTGATGATGGACAAAGTTTCCCATGCTGAAGTGCATGTGATGAAGAGAATTGTAGGTTTATGGCTGGACTGTCCCGGTCTTCCAAAACTGCGCGGCCCCATGATATTGGAACATAGAAACTGCTGTTTCTTGAGCCTTGTTCGTCAACAACCCGAATTATGTTTTCCGGACAAATATCACCATGTTGCACATTTGGCATTGCTGCACTTCTTAGAGCAGCTAGGCAGTCTCTGCAGCAGCGAATTGCCTCCTCAGGGGAAAGGGGGCCATCTTGAGAAACAACGTATGAAACAGGTTCACCAACTGGAGATGTCACTAGTATTGGAGTCCCACACAACGGATGATCACATCGACCCCCGGGGGTCTGCTTCTTGCAGGGACCAGAATGCAAAATCCGCCCTGAGGCAATCATTTCCGGCAAATACTTGCTTGTAATTCCCTGATGCTTGAAGATGTTTAGCACTTTTGTTTGCCTCTGGACTTGGTACCAAAGACTCATGTCCTcccaacaaggttcaagtctgGTCGGATGCGCGCCAATGTATAAAGTCAACAGCTGCGCCGGACAATCTACACAAACCGCACTATAGAGGTAATGGTTCCCTCCCACCAGAGACTCTTGTACTTGGAAAGTTTTCTGCCCCTGCTGTTGATCTTCCAGTAGCAAAACTTCGCCCTGATTAAGCCTTAAGCGCGAAGCATTGTGTTTGACAGCTCGACCATTAGTTTGGTCAACTTCAACAATATCTTCTTGCTGGTGGCTAGATTGTTGGAAGGGAACCAGAACATTCCCATTCTGACTGAGGCAGAACTCCATTCTACGCTTCTGAAGGCGAAGGCTATGATCTGAGACTAATGAAGCTACTGACTTCCTAGGCAGTCCATTCCATTGTACAATAGCATTGTAAGTTGCCAAAAGTACCTGCAGAGTTCCTAGGTCCCCCCAATTTGCATTCCCGAATTTGTTCCATATCCGGTCCACTGGAGAAACACAAACTTCAGCATGATTTTTGATCCATTCAACTGCAGACTTGTACGGATTACTTGAGCTTAAATCGAGTTTACTAAGATCACCGCCAAGTTTAACCACCCCTCCATAATTAGAATCCAGAACCAAAAGGAAAACAGAACTGCTCTTTGTAGCTTTAACCTTGCTCAAACACCTAGAAACAAGTATATGAAAACCATAAAAGAGGGCTTCACAAATAACGGGAGCTGATAATTTCATCTCATTTCCAGACAATATATCAGCTTTAAACAGGGCAAACTCCATGATCTGATCCCATTGGACTTTCTGATCACCCCCAATTTTCGATATCAAAGATAAACCGCAGAGCTTTCTAAGCCCTCCCCTTGATATTGCCTTCTCTACACTAtaaaacttggatccaagagaACGCGGACAAGATACAAATAGCGGCAGCTCACCTCTTTTATGCCAAAATGCATGCCATAAACCACTCACTACAGCCTGAAGGAAGTCTTCCAACGCAAGATACTCATCTTCATTTGGATCACCGGAAACATTAGGTGAGCATGGCATCCGGACGAGTTGCTGAAACAGAACACCCTCCAACGCCACATCAAGCTTGCGCAATTCATCAATCATGAATGGGGGACTGAAACCAGTGTCTGAATCCTCACACGTATTCTCCGAAACCCAATCCTCAATACAATGTGTGAACAACTCGAGGTCAGCAAGTTTCCTTGCATAGTCCTTTAGCCCATTGGACACTCTTCTGGAAGAAGAGGCATACTTACTTGAAGCGGCGGACTGTGTGGAAATAACGGAGTTAGACCTCCGAAAACTACCATTCGAGCTATGGCCCGGAGACAGCAGTCCCATATCATTTTGCAGCAAACCAGATGTGAACTTTCTgaaacttccactcaaactttgctccaaagaCGAATCGAAATCGTTATGTTGGTAACCTAATTTCATTGCTAACATTCAACAGAACAAAACCCAGAAGCAGGaatacaacaataacaacacCAATGAACTGATGATTTAGAGATCTTTGAGGAGTCCAAGGCTTGCA
This genomic interval from Malus domestica chromosome 05, GDT2T_hap1 contains the following:
- the LOC103409020 gene encoding uncharacterized protein; protein product: MENHDEAQLQSFLKTLPPVEFCCVYGSSLHPSHPSTATSTMVDCILGVSDPQQWHSENLKLNNDHYASWMVLLGGARLITGVADEIGVGVHFNPFVSWNDKTYKYGVVGMHNLVQDVLTWERFYLSGRLQKPVQVLLDNSDITNVNSVNLRAAMSAALLLLPSNFTEEDLYAKICSLSYMGDVRMLFAEDRNKVKKIVQGQFELFQSMYKPFIEEYETKEFLRRSLSGNPQPIISQDCGLSAARSLVSSLPPMIRSQMGMKLGEKKALCGSGRAVHDIVIGSKDEAAKCMQSILRRKVMVSSARQAVAGLIAVGGINGMRYLGAKMSKAWKSWRS
- the LOC103435508 gene encoding cationic amino acid transporter 5-like → MGSMEVRGEDVQQRSYWRCSKQDFLPEESFQNWSTYRTALSQTGHRFKNRLLSRSNDNDEIGELRKQSENDMKRCLTWWDLMWFGFGSVIGAGIFVLTGLETQRHAGPAIVLSYVASGLSAMLSVFCYTEFSIEIPVAGGAFAYLRIELGDFVAFITAGNILLESIVGSAGLARAWTSYFTALLNHPSNSLRIHTNLAEGFNLLDPIAVTVLAIAETIAMISTRKTSYLNWIASAVNNVIILFVIIAAFVHAKPSNLKPFFPFGAKGVFQAAAIVYFAYGGFDNIATMAEETKNPSRDIPLGLLGSMTIITVVYCLMALSLPMMQKYTDIDPNAAYSVAFQSVGMTWAKYLVAVGALKGMTTVLLVGTLGQARYITHIARAHMIPPWFALVHPKTGTPINATVLIAISSSCIAFFSSLEVLTGLLSVSTLFIFMMMAVALLVRRYYVKDITPKHHLLNLVIFLLIIIASSMGTAAYWGLNPNGWVGYVVTVPLWFFGTLVMAVFLPQQRSPKLWGVPLVPWLPSLSIATNIFLMGSLGPEAFERFGICTVVMLIYYVFFGLHATYDVAHKQDMTEESLKVNGSNIREKAEP
- the LOC139196244 gene encoding uncharacterized protein encodes the protein MKLGYQHNDFDSSLEQSLSGSFRKFTSGLLQNDMGLLSPGHSSNGSFRRSNSVISTQSAASSKYASSSRRVSNGLKDYARKLADLELFTHCIEDWVSENTCEDSDTGFSPPFMIDELRKLDVALEGVLFQQLVRMPCSPNVSGDPNEDEYLALEDFLQAVVSGLWHAFWHKRGELPLFVSCPRSLGSKFYSVEKAISRGGLRKLCGLSLISKIGGDQKVQWDQIMEFALFKADILSGNEMKLSAPVICEALFYGFHILVSRCLSKVKATKSSSVFLLVLDSNYGGVVKLGGDLSKLDLSSSNPYKSAVEWIKNHAEVCVSPVDRIWNKFGNANWGDLGTLQVLLATYNAIVQWNGLPRKSVASLVSDHSLRLQKRRMEFCLSQNGNVLVPFQQSSHQQEDIVEVDQTNGRAVKHNASRLRLNQGEVLLLEDQQQGQKTFQVQESLVGGNHYLYSAVCVDCPAQLLTLYIGAHPTRLEPCWEDMSLWYQVQRQTKVLNIFKHQGITSKYLPEMIASGRILHSGPCKKQTPGGRCDHPLCGTPILVTSPVGEPVSYVVSQDGPLSPEEAIRCCRDCLAALRSAAMPNVQHGDICPENIIRVVDEQGSRNSSFYVPISWGRAVLEDRDSPAINLQFSSSHALQHGKLCPSSDAESLVYLMLFVCGGAMQQQDSIESALQWRETSWAKRSIQQQLGEVSPLLKAFADYVDSLCGTPYPVDYDIWLNRLSRAVDGVGERGKMIEEVAVALRLKDVAESSGTSAGS